One genomic window of Sphingomonas ginsengisoli An et al. 2013 includes the following:
- a CDS encoding DUF6445 family protein: MLPELRRVGREASPVVVIDDFSGDAEAVAALADELAPFPPAAGNYYPGLRRFITAADTDADAYARRLCESAAPFLAGAFDIDEFDLLEASFSLVTTAPAALAPAQRAPHFDTPDPRHFALLHYLRVPEGSGTAFYRQRSTGIEMVTEQNVATFVRAAETAAAALAPDAGYIGGSDAHYEQIGAVEAVADRLVIYQGSLLHSGIIPPTMAFSGDPREGRLTANLFVKGR; the protein is encoded by the coding sequence GTGTTACCTGAGCTTCGCCGCGTCGGCCGTGAGGCCAGCCCGGTCGTCGTGATCGACGACTTTTCGGGCGATGCCGAGGCGGTTGCGGCACTGGCGGACGAGCTGGCGCCATTTCCTCCGGCCGCCGGCAATTATTACCCGGGCCTGCGCCGCTTCATCACTGCCGCCGATACCGACGCCGACGCTTACGCGCGCCGCCTGTGCGAAAGCGCTGCGCCTTTCCTTGCGGGCGCATTCGACATCGACGAGTTCGATCTCCTCGAGGCGAGCTTCTCGCTGGTGACCACCGCTCCCGCTGCGCTCGCCCCGGCGCAACGCGCGCCGCATTTCGACACGCCGGATCCGCGGCATTTCGCGTTGCTCCACTATCTTCGCGTGCCCGAAGGATCGGGCACCGCTTTCTATCGCCAACGTTCGACCGGGATCGAAATGGTGACCGAGCAGAACGTCGCCACCTTTGTGCGCGCCGCCGAGACCGCCGCCGCCGCCCTCGCTCCCGACGCCGGCTACATCGGCGGCTCCGACGCGCATTACGAGCAAATCGGCGCGGTCGAGGCCGTCGCCGACCGGCTAGTCATCTACCAAGGCAGCCTACTGCACTCGGGGATCATCCCGCCGACCATGGCCTTCAGCGGCGATCCGCGCGAGGGCCGTCTGACTGCCAACCTGTTCGTCAAAGGTCGCTAG
- a CDS encoding LacI family DNA-binding transcriptional regulator, producing MAEATIRDVAQLAEVSVASVSRVLNGSGKVSPAVRERVEAAIAALGYVPHAAARSLSIARTHSIGVVLPDLHGEFFSEIVRGMETVASERGYLLLLSSLHKDTSLGTSALRALRGRVDAAVVMAPHLSDAELALTLPPGVPVVLLNKRAAEDSHLSITIDNEGGARAIAEHLLARGCRRFVHIAGPSGNADARERAEAFAAALSGRDGVLLQVVQGDFSEDSGEAAIAALLGSGQHFDAVFAANDNMAMGALQALRAAGKQVPDEIAVVGFDDIPLARHLGLTTVSVRIADLGRRALIALIDGFEEGIAPFHMVHRVDLVSRATTVRS from the coding sequence ATGGCCGAAGCCACCATCCGCGATGTCGCGCAGCTTGCCGAAGTGTCGGTGGCCTCGGTCTCGCGCGTGTTGAACGGCTCGGGCAAGGTCAGTCCGGCTGTCCGCGAGCGTGTCGAGGCGGCGATCGCGGCGCTCGGCTACGTGCCGCATGCCGCGGCGCGCAGCCTAAGCATCGCCCGCACCCATTCGATCGGCGTCGTCCTGCCCGACCTCCACGGCGAGTTCTTTTCCGAGATCGTCCGCGGGATGGAAACGGTCGCCAGCGAGCGCGGCTACCTGCTGCTGCTGTCGAGTCTGCATAAGGACACCAGCCTCGGCACCTCGGCGCTGCGCGCGCTGCGCGGGCGGGTTGATGCTGCGGTGGTGATGGCGCCGCACCTCAGCGACGCGGAGTTGGCGCTGACCCTGCCGCCGGGAGTTCCGGTGGTGCTGCTCAACAAGCGCGCAGCCGAGGACAGTCACCTGTCGATCACCATCGACAATGAGGGCGGCGCACGGGCGATCGCCGAACATCTCCTCGCGCGCGGCTGCCGGCGCTTCGTCCACATCGCCGGCCCGTCCGGCAACGCCGATGCCCGCGAACGTGCCGAGGCGTTCGCCGCCGCGCTGAGCGGCCGCGACGGCGTCCTGCTGCAGGTCGTCCAAGGCGATTTCAGCGAGGATTCGGGAGAGGCCGCCATCGCTGCATTGCTAGGGTCAGGGCAGCACTTCGACGCAGTGTTCGCAGCCAACGACAATATGGCGATGGGCGCGCTGCAGGCGCTGCGCGCGGCGGGCAAGCAGGTGCCGGACGAAATCGCGGTGGTCGGGTTCGACGACATCCCGCTCGCGCGCCACCTCGGGCTGACGACCGTCAGCGTGCGGATCGCCGACCTCGGCCGCCGCGCCTTGATCGCGCTGATCGACGGGTTCGAGGAAGGCATTGCACCCTTCCACATGGTCCACCGGGTCGACCTGGTGTCGCGCGCGACGACGGTGCGCTCATGA
- a CDS encoding family 43 glycosylhydrolase, with product MSFRRLLPLVAVGLLATAAPAQQRTTINPVDLDYRYNFEQIYDGASYRTGADPAIVRHKGAFYMFQTLADGYWRSGDLAHWRFITPSRWPFESIVAPAVWSDGEKLIIQPSMMEPKSILSTSDPDSGKLDFLVRRMPPLPGAVNKDPEAMKPGEIPTGPWDPALFKDDDGKWYLYWGSSNVFPMYGSEIAFEPDKLIYKTPAKPMLSLDPATHGWERFGQDHCACWAPGKPSPSYMEGAWMTKHDGRYYLQYGAPGSEFNVYANGTYTSDKPLGPFTYAPWNPIAYRPGGFAEGVGHGSTVEDGFGNWYNSGTSWIGYNWGMERRIVIYPARFYPDGQFSASTRFGDWPRLIPTSRFTDPDSLFAGWMLLSYRKPLTASSTLGEYSADRASDENPRTFWVAARNAPGETLTMDLGDLREVRAVQVNFADYKSGRFADAPDIYTEFELQQSLDGKSWQPLARTEAPRRDRPNAYFELPQPVRTRFIRYVHGHVGAAHLAISDLRVFGRADGRAPAAPAGLVATRHQDQRDATVRWQRVPGAVGYNIRFGIRRDRLSQTYQLWADELGSGAALNKELRSLNAGVPYWVAVEAFNESGVSRLSRTVAVR from the coding sequence ATGTCGTTCCGCCGCCTCCTTCCATTGGTCGCCGTCGGTCTGCTGGCGACCGCCGCGCCCGCGCAGCAGCGAACGACGATCAATCCCGTCGACCTCGATTACCGTTACAATTTCGAGCAAATCTACGACGGCGCATCCTACCGCACCGGCGCCGACCCCGCGATCGTGCGCCACAAGGGCGCCTTCTACATGTTCCAGACGCTGGCCGACGGCTATTGGCGCTCGGGCGACCTCGCCCACTGGCGCTTCATCACCCCCAGTCGCTGGCCATTCGAGAGCATCGTTGCCCCCGCGGTGTGGTCCGACGGCGAGAAGCTCATCATCCAGCCCTCGATGATGGAGCCCAAGTCGATCCTTTCGACCAGCGATCCCGACAGCGGCAAGCTCGACTTCCTCGTCCGCCGAATGCCCCCGCTGCCCGGCGCGGTAAACAAGGATCCCGAGGCTATGAAGCCCGGCGAGATCCCGACCGGCCCATGGGATCCCGCCCTGTTCAAGGACGATGACGGCAAGTGGTACCTTTATTGGGGCTCGTCGAATGTCTTTCCGATGTACGGCAGCGAGATCGCCTTCGAGCCCGACAAACTCATCTACAAGACCCCCGCCAAGCCGATGCTGTCGCTCGATCCGGCGACCCACGGGTGGGAACGGTTCGGGCAGGACCATTGCGCCTGCTGGGCGCCCGGCAAGCCCAGCCCGTCCTACATGGAGGGCGCCTGGATGACCAAGCACGACGGCCGCTACTACCTCCAGTACGGCGCGCCCGGCTCCGAATTCAACGTCTACGCCAACGGCACCTACACGAGCGACAAGCCACTCGGGCCGTTCACCTATGCGCCGTGGAATCCGATCGCCTACCGTCCGGGTGGCTTCGCGGAGGGGGTCGGCCACGGGTCGACCGTCGAGGACGGCTTCGGCAATTGGTATAACAGCGGCACCTCGTGGATCGGCTACAATTGGGGGATGGAGCGGCGGATCGTCATCTATCCGGCGCGCTTCTATCCGGATGGTCAGTTCAGCGCCTCGACCCGCTTCGGCGACTGGCCGCGACTGATCCCGACCAGCCGCTTCACCGACCCCGACAGCCTGTTCGCGGGCTGGATGCTGCTGAGCTACCGCAAGCCGCTCACCGCCTCATCGACGCTCGGCGAGTATAGCGCCGACCGGGCAAGCGACGAGAATCCGCGCACCTTCTGGGTGGCGGCGCGCAATGCGCCGGGCGAGACGCTGACGATGGACCTCGGGGACTTGCGCGAGGTGCGTGCGGTGCAGGTCAATTTTGCCGACTACAAGTCGGGCCGCTTCGCCGACGCGCCCGACATCTATACGGAGTTCGAGCTGCAGCAGTCGCTCGACGGCAAAAGCTGGCAGCCACTGGCGCGAACCGAGGCGCCCCGACGCGACCGGCCCAACGCTTATTTCGAACTGCCGCAGCCGGTGCGGACGCGCTTCATCCGCTACGTCCACGGCCATGTCGGCGCCGCTCATCTGGCGATCAGCGACTTGCGCGTCTTCGGCCGCGCTGATGGCCGCGCGCCGGCAGCGCCAGCGGGGCTGGTCGCTACGCGGCACCAGGACCAGCGCGACGCGACCGTCCGCTGGCAGCGGGTTCCGGGTGCGGTCGGCTACAACATCCGCTTCGGCATCCGCCGCGATCGCCTGTCGCAGACCTATCAACTGTGGGCCGACGAGCTCGGATCCGGCGCGGCGCTGAACAAGGAATTGCGGTCGCTGAACGCCGGCGTGCCTTATTGGGTGGCGGTTGAAGCGTTCAACGAAAGCGGCGTCTCGCGGCTGAGCCGCACCGTCGCCGTCCGCTAG
- a CDS encoding glucoamylase family protein, with protein MSGWNRRELLVGGTAALSATGVGGRAAALASRPPNRLPAFYEDIEQRTFRFFWETANRANGLVPDRWPTPSFSSIAAVGFALPSYAVGVERGWCSRAAARDLTLTTLRFFHRAPQGPQPSGTAGYKGFFYHFLDMTTGTRFRQVELSSVDTTLLILGVLFVGRYYDGAHPAEREIRGLADALYARADWNHFRSDGRLPLSMGWLPEIGLLERNWVGYNEGMATNLLALGAPVHAAPANLWDAWVAPYPSCWRGEGATRHVAFAPMFGHQYSHMFIDFRGIRDAPMRVAGFDYFENSRRATYAQRAYCTANPMGWDGYSSDIWGLSACDGPVGVTLPFKGGQRRFHGYSARGPVGMPDGLDDGTLAPTASLGSLPFAPEIVVPAAQALLRQHGSRIYGRYGFIDSFNPSFRDTKVRLGNGAVDPQTGWVARDYLGIDQGPILLQAANHRSDFVWRYMREVPALRRGLRLAGFTGGWLDA; from the coding sequence ATGAGCGGCTGGAACCGTCGCGAGCTGCTGGTGGGCGGCACGGCCGCGTTGAGCGCAACCGGCGTTGGTGGCCGCGCCGCTGCCCTCGCGTCCCGCCCGCCCAATCGGCTGCCGGCCTTTTACGAGGATATCGAGCAGCGCACCTTCCGCTTCTTCTGGGAGACGGCGAACCGCGCCAACGGGCTGGTCCCCGATCGCTGGCCGACCCCGTCCTTCTCGAGCATCGCTGCGGTCGGCTTCGCCCTCCCCAGCTACGCTGTCGGCGTGGAGCGCGGCTGGTGCAGCCGGGCCGCGGCGCGCGACCTGACCCTCACCACGCTGCGCTTTTTCCACCGCGCCCCGCAGGGTCCGCAGCCGAGTGGCACGGCGGGCTACAAAGGCTTCTTCTATCACTTCCTCGACATGACAACCGGCACCCGCTTCCGGCAGGTCGAGTTGTCGAGCGTCGACACCACCCTGCTGATCCTGGGCGTGCTGTTCGTGGGTCGCTATTACGACGGCGCGCATCCCGCCGAGCGCGAGATCCGTGGCCTCGCCGATGCGCTCTATGCGCGGGCCGACTGGAATCATTTTCGCAGCGATGGACGGCTGCCGCTATCGATGGGCTGGCTGCCCGAGATCGGCCTGCTCGAGCGCAATTGGGTCGGTTACAATGAAGGCATGGCAACCAACCTGCTGGCGCTCGGCGCGCCGGTCCATGCCGCTCCCGCCAACCTGTGGGACGCCTGGGTCGCCCCCTACCCCTCCTGCTGGCGCGGCGAAGGCGCGACCCGGCACGTCGCTTTCGCGCCGATGTTCGGTCATCAGTACAGCCACATGTTCATCGATTTCCGCGGAATCCGCGACGCGCCGATGCGCGTGGCCGGCTTCGACTATTTCGAGAACAGCCGCCGCGCGACCTACGCCCAGCGCGCTTATTGCACCGCCAACCCGATGGGGTGGGACGGCTATTCGAGCGACATCTGGGGACTCTCCGCATGCGACGGTCCGGTCGGCGTGACGTTGCCGTTCAAGGGCGGGCAGCGCCGCTTCCACGGCTATTCGGCGCGCGGCCCGGTGGGCATGCCCGACGGGCTCGACGACGGCACGCTGGCGCCGACCGCTTCGCTCGGCTCGCTCCCCTTCGCGCCCGAGATCGTGGTGCCCGCGGCTCAGGCATTGCTGCGCCAGCACGGCAGCCGCATCTACGGTCGCTACGGCTTCATCGACAGCTTCAACCCGAGCTTCCGCGACACCAAGGTTCGGCTGGGCAACGGCGCGGTCGACCCGCAGACCGGGTGGGTCGCTCGCGACTATCTCGGCATCGATCAAGGCCCGATCCTGCTTCAGGCCGCCAATCATCGCAGCGACTTCGTCTGGCGTTACATGCGCGAGGTGCCTGCCCTCCGCCGCGGCCTTCGCCTGGCCGGCTTCACCGGCGGCTGGCTCGACGCCTAG
- the bglX gene encoding beta-glucosidase BglX: MLDKPISRRATMLGAGATLAWLASPARALVEAAGRLPIPAFANDLVARMTLEEKAGQLSLMASAWGGSAAAALNPPSNGDFGKQTEEARRGLLTGVFNGNGANMHRILQTAAVRDSRLKIPLIFAADIIHGHRTVFPVPLAEVASFEPDLARRTAAAAAYEAAGAGIDWTFAPMVDVARDQRWGRGVEGAGEDVLLGKLFAAARVHGFQGAGLKSDSTMLSCAKHFAAYGAVEAGLDYNTVDVSERTLREIYLPAFKTAFDAGALSVMASFNEISGIPSTGNKWLMTDLLRGEWGFEGFVVSDYTGDEEMIAHGFAKDAREATKLAFMAGVDMSMQSGFYRDHLPDLVRSGEVPEERVNQSVRRVLAMKAMLGLFENPFRRIDEKRERQRSMQPAALVLAREAGRKSIVLLKNDGDLLPLPRSGKKIALIGPFAAGQHDLIGPWCVYGDDAKAIDLATGVGAVVGDRNQVIIAPGSGIEEALPGGIAQAVAAAQQADIVVLAIGEGQNMSGEAQSRTEIVVPPPQQALAEAVAAVGKPMVVVLKNGRALALEGAVANAPAILVTWFLGSQTGHAIADVLFGAYSPAGRLPMSFPQRSGQEPYYYAHKPTGRPNPVGPLQPYKTHFRGISNNALYPFGHGLTYGKPTYAELALSAAAIPMSGEIAISAQITNSGRRAAEEVVQLYVRDRAASVTRPVRELKAFRKLALAPGASEVVRFVLRPADLAFIGVQNRPVVEPGTFDVWIAPSAEADGVHGSFELTA, from the coding sequence ATGCTCGACAAGCCGATTTCGCGCCGTGCGACGATGCTGGGGGCGGGGGCGACGCTCGCCTGGCTCGCCAGCCCGGCGCGGGCACTGGTCGAGGCGGCGGGCCGGCTCCCCATCCCGGCGTTCGCCAACGACCTTGTCGCTCGCATGACGCTCGAGGAGAAAGCTGGGCAGTTGAGCCTGATGGCATCGGCGTGGGGCGGCAGCGCGGCGGCCGCACTCAATCCCCCGTCCAACGGCGACTTCGGCAAGCAGACCGAGGAAGCGCGACGCGGGCTGCTGACTGGCGTGTTCAACGGCAACGGCGCCAACATGCATCGCATCCTGCAAACCGCCGCAGTGCGCGATTCGCGGCTCAAGATCCCGCTCATCTTCGCCGCCGACATCATCCACGGCCACCGCACGGTGTTCCCGGTGCCGCTCGCCGAAGTGGCCAGCTTCGAGCCCGACCTCGCCCGCCGCACCGCCGCCGCCGCGGCGTATGAGGCCGCCGGTGCTGGAATCGACTGGACCTTCGCGCCGATGGTCGACGTCGCCCGCGACCAGCGCTGGGGCCGCGGCGTCGAGGGCGCTGGCGAAGACGTGTTGCTCGGCAAGCTCTTCGCCGCGGCGCGGGTGCATGGCTTCCAGGGTGCCGGGCTCAAGTCGGACTCGACCATGCTCTCCTGCGCCAAGCACTTCGCCGCTTACGGCGCGGTCGAAGCGGGCCTCGACTACAACACGGTCGACGTGTCCGAGCGCACCTTGCGCGAGATCTATCTGCCGGCGTTCAAGACCGCCTTCGACGCCGGCGCGCTGTCGGTGATGGCCTCGTTCAACGAGATCAGCGGCATCCCCTCGACCGGTAATAAGTGGCTGATGACCGACCTGCTGCGGGGCGAGTGGGGGTTCGAGGGCTTCGTCGTCAGCGACTACACCGGCGACGAGGAAATGATCGCTCACGGCTTCGCCAAGGATGCGCGCGAGGCGACCAAGCTCGCGTTCATGGCCGGCGTCGACATGAGCATGCAGAGCGGCTTCTATCGGGACCATCTGCCCGACCTGGTGCGCAGCGGCGAGGTGCCCGAGGAACGCGTCAACCAGTCGGTGCGGCGCGTGCTGGCCATGAAGGCCATGCTCGGCCTGTTCGAAAATCCCTTCCGCCGGATCGACGAGAAGCGCGAGCGGCAGCGCTCGATGCAGCCGGCGGCACTCGTCCTCGCGCGCGAGGCGGGGCGCAAATCGATCGTGCTGCTCAAGAACGACGGCGACCTGCTGCCGCTGCCGCGCTCGGGCAAGAAAATTGCGCTGATCGGACCGTTCGCGGCGGGCCAGCACGACCTCATCGGGCCGTGGTGCGTCTATGGCGACGATGCCAAGGCGATCGACCTCGCGACCGGGGTCGGCGCCGTAGTCGGTGATCGCAACCAGGTGATCATTGCGCCCGGCTCGGGGATCGAGGAAGCGCTGCCCGGCGGAATCGCCCAGGCGGTCGCGGCGGCGCAGCAAGCCGATATCGTCGTGCTCGCAATCGGCGAGGGGCAGAACATGTCGGGCGAGGCGCAGTCGCGGACCGAGATCGTGGTCCCGCCGCCGCAGCAGGCGCTGGCCGAAGCCGTGGCCGCAGTCGGCAAACCGATGGTGGTGGTGCTCAAGAACGGTCGGGCGCTGGCGCTCGAGGGCGCGGTGGCGAACGCGCCCGCGATCCTCGTCACCTGGTTCCTCGGCAGCCAGACCGGCCACGCCATCGCCGACGTGCTGTTCGGCGCTTATTCACCGGCCGGGCGCCTGCCAATGAGCTTCCCCCAACGCTCGGGGCAGGAGCCTTATTATTACGCGCACAAACCGACCGGCCGGCCCAATCCGGTCGGCCCGCTGCAACCCTACAAGACGCATTTCCGCGGCATCAGCAACAATGCGCTCTACCCATTCGGGCATGGCCTGACTTACGGCAAGCCAACCTATGCCGAACTGGCGCTGAGTGCGGCGGCGATCCCGATGAGCGGGGAAATCGCAATCAGTGCGCAGATCACCAACAGCGGACGCCGCGCCGCCGAGGAAGTGGTGCAGCTATACGTCCGCGACCGGGCAGCAAGCGTCACCCGCCCGGTGCGAGAGCTCAAGGCGTTCCGCAAGCTGGCGCTTGCACCGGGCGCGTCAGAGGTGGTGAGGTTCGTCCTCCGCCCCGCCGACCTCGCCTTTATCGGCGTGCAGAACCGCCCGGTGGTGGAGCCGGGAACCTTCGACGTCTGGATCGCCCCGTCGGCAGAAGCGGACGGCGTGCACGGAAGCTTCGAACTGACCGCCTGA
- a CDS encoding TonB-dependent receptor encodes MISKLLKLRLSTGISVASLAVGMMAAVPAEAQTTSSIQGHIDGAAAGTAVTFTDTNTGRTDSARTDANGNYQIVGVPPSTYRVQTGGKTQTVTVPLGQAVTVDFLAAVAATGGASGADVVVIGSRARDVKTPTVSTNVSRFQIENLPNGDRNFLNFAALAPGVTVSPPQLGGKARQVQAGGINSDNTNTFIDGVSIKNLVNHGGTNGQNYSSGNPFPASAVDQFDVQVQNFKAEFEQAGSAVISSITKTGGRTFHGEIFGEWQPKSFISQNYDDRPGNLNNATSPYRPKPNFSNKFYGGNIGGPIIPGKLHFFIDYEGTNKTFGSSDINVYPTTNPNLALLSPAAAAYAASARSQYNGSYAADFKESLLFGKLTWFATPADTVNLTGFRRRENNLQINGGITTTDASTRNRNNEDRYQVNWTHRGSGWLNELIVARDKAQNGAVPNVDGSSYVVTLTPGTVLNTGNDRLIQLGGTNFTQDDRQRQFLIKDNVTVNAGDHTVKFGGKVNFTKLQRLEDNNGSGTYFYDGKTFTGLTGAVPYAASINAADVQPVSAKNTEIGAFVQDDWRPDDHWQISAGLRWDYESNARNENFVTPPAVAAALRAYPGFAAAGFNPDDYISTGSNRKHFFGAFQPRLGVSYDVKGDRDLVLTAGAGRYYDRSLFIDSAIETIKDYYQTVVTFQTCASSNNAPGCVQTIPTDPAALRALAATQGGEVHLLNNDTKVPYSDQFSAGVRKRFGRINTSASVSYIRSHNIFQEVVGNRFPDGSYGPDQIYVYNGVPYSRGIFYGPSAINGAPLIGVDGTRYGSIFIGNSDGKASYAALYLQADKPYTEDSGYGFSAALTLSTARSNDTRNTNSIGDPFNFDAPTIGAQGWGPTTGLERWRFVGSGTVRLPLDIRLSTIVTLSSGPKYGGVLCNVPVSGGGTDCYTTNFGIYHPKGIGYKNVDLNVTKSFKAPWNRDQEFTVYFQALNVFDFVNRNYSMWGGGFQNVGGPGPTGAYDPGSVASQGRNFKVGARFKF; translated from the coding sequence ATGATCAGCAAGCTTCTCAAGCTGCGACTGTCGACGGGCATCTCGGTGGCTTCGCTGGCCGTGGGCATGATGGCGGCGGTCCCGGCCGAGGCGCAGACGACCTCGAGCATTCAGGGCCATATCGACGGCGCGGCGGCGGGTACGGCGGTGACCTTCACCGACACCAACACCGGCCGCACCGACAGTGCGCGGACCGACGCCAACGGCAATTACCAGATCGTCGGCGTGCCGCCGAGCACGTACCGCGTGCAGACCGGCGGCAAGACCCAGACGGTGACGGTGCCGCTGGGCCAGGCGGTGACAGTGGATTTCTTGGCGGCCGTAGCCGCGACTGGCGGCGCAAGCGGCGCCGACGTCGTGGTGATCGGGTCGCGCGCCCGTGACGTGAAGACGCCGACTGTCTCGACCAACGTCTCGCGGTTCCAGATCGAGAATCTTCCCAACGGCGACCGCAACTTCCTCAATTTCGCCGCGCTCGCCCCGGGCGTCACGGTGTCGCCGCCGCAGCTTGGCGGGAAGGCGCGCCAGGTGCAGGCCGGCGGCATCAACTCGGATAACACCAACACCTTCATCGACGGCGTCAGCATCAAGAACCTCGTCAACCACGGCGGGACGAACGGGCAGAACTACTCGTCGGGCAACCCCTTCCCGGCGTCGGCGGTCGACCAGTTTGACGTCCAGGTGCAGAACTTCAAGGCGGAGTTCGAGCAGGCGGGTTCGGCGGTGATCTCGTCGATCACCAAGACCGGTGGCCGCACCTTCCACGGCGAGATTTTCGGTGAATGGCAGCCCAAGAGCTTCATCAGCCAGAATTACGATGACCGTCCCGGAAACCTGAACAACGCCACCTCGCCCTATCGGCCCAAGCCGAATTTCAGCAACAAATTTTACGGCGGCAACATCGGCGGGCCGATCATCCCGGGCAAGCTGCACTTCTTCATCGACTATGAAGGCACCAACAAGACCTTCGGGTCGAGCGACATCAACGTCTATCCGACCACCAACCCGAACCTCGCACTACTGAGCCCGGCCGCCGCCGCTTATGCCGCCTCGGCGCGTTCGCAGTACAACGGCAGCTATGCGGCTGACTTCAAGGAAAGTCTGCTGTTCGGCAAATTGACCTGGTTCGCGACGCCTGCCGACACAGTCAATCTGACCGGCTTCCGGCGGCGCGAGAACAATCTGCAGATCAACGGCGGGATCACCACTACCGACGCATCGACGCGCAACCGCAACAACGAGGATCGCTATCAGGTCAACTGGACCCACCGCGGCTCCGGCTGGCTGAACGAGCTGATCGTCGCCCGCGACAAGGCGCAGAACGGCGCCGTGCCCAATGTCGACGGCTCCTCTTATGTCGTGACCCTCACCCCAGGGACGGTGCTCAACACCGGCAACGACCGCCTCATCCAACTCGGCGGCACCAACTTCACCCAGGACGATCGCCAGCGGCAATTCCTGATCAAGGACAATGTCACGGTGAATGCCGGTGACCATACGGTGAAGTTCGGCGGCAAGGTCAACTTCACCAAGCTGCAGCGGCTCGAAGACAACAACGGCTCGGGCACCTATTTCTACGATGGGAAGACCTTTACCGGTCTGACTGGCGCGGTGCCCTATGCGGCGAGCATCAATGCCGCCGACGTCCAGCCGGTCAGCGCCAAGAACACCGAGATTGGCGCTTTCGTGCAGGATGACTGGCGGCCAGACGATCACTGGCAGATCAGCGCCGGCCTGCGCTGGGATTATGAATCCAACGCCCGCAATGAGAATTTCGTGACGCCGCCGGCGGTCGCCGCGGCGCTGCGCGCCTATCCCGGCTTTGCGGCGGCGGGGTTCAATCCGGACGACTACATCTCGACCGGCAGCAACCGGAAGCACTTCTTCGGCGCCTTCCAGCCGCGGCTCGGAGTCTCCTATGACGTCAAGGGCGATCGCGACCTGGTGCTGACGGCAGGCGCTGGCCGTTATTACGACCGTTCGCTGTTCATCGATTCCGCGATCGAGACGATTAAGGATTACTATCAGACGGTCGTCACTTTCCAGACATGTGCGTCGTCAAATAATGCCCCCGGCTGCGTGCAGACGATCCCCACCGATCCGGCTGCGCTCCGTGCGCTCGCGGCGACGCAGGGCGGGGAAGTCCACCTGCTCAACAACGACACCAAGGTGCCTTACTCGGACCAGTTCAGCGCCGGCGTGCGCAAGCGGTTCGGGCGGATCAACACCTCGGCGTCAGTGTCCTACATCCGCTCGCACAACATCTTCCAGGAAGTGGTTGGCAACCGCTTCCCCGATGGGTCGTACGGGCCGGATCAGATCTACGTCTACAACGGCGTCCCTTATTCGCGCGGCATCTTCTACGGACCGTCGGCTATCAACGGGGCGCCGCTGATCGGCGTCGACGGCACCCGCTACGGCAGCATCTTCATCGGCAACAGCGACGGCAAGGCGAGCTACGCCGCGCTCTACCTCCAGGCTGACAAGCCCTACACCGAAGATTCGGGCTACGGCTTCAGCGCTGCGCTGACGCTGTCGACCGCGCGCTCGAACGACACCCGCAACACCAACAGCATCGGCGATCCGTTCAACTTCGATGCGCCGACCATTGGTGCCCAGGGCTGGGGACCGACCACCGGGCTCGAGCGCTGGCGTTTCGTCGGCAGCGGTACGGTCCGCCTCCCGCTCGATATCCGCCTGTCGACCATCGTGACCCTGTCCTCGGGTCCGAAGTATGGCGGCGTGCTCTGCAACGTGCCCGTCAGCGGCGGCGGGACCGATTGCTACACGACCAACTTCGGCATCTACCATCCCAAGGGCATCGGTTACAAAAACGTCGATCTGAACGTCACCAAGTCGTTCAAGGCGCCGTGGAACCGCGACCAGGAATTCACGGTCTACTTCCAGGCGCTGAACGTGTTCGACTTCGTCAACCGCAACTATTCGATGTGGGGTGGCGGCTTCCAGAACGTCGGTGGACCGGGACCGACCGGCGCTTACGATCCGGGCAGCGTCGCCAGCCAGGGACGCAACTTCAAGGTTGGCGCGCGCTTCAAGTTCTGA